A single genomic interval of Haloquadratum walsbyi C23 harbors:
- a CDS encoding type I restriction endonuclease subunit R, which produces MVSIPSEQGVERSYLSWLDGLGWEVHGQDGSRGANVLDVEYERRSNEVIYWNLLAEQLIVINDSLTEDNVEKFVSSLRRDLDAENLMDGNEAFYELLTKGKTFSVKQNGSASRTVYIDLIDYENPENNRFHAVNQFSVSRETTIRPDVNLLVNGIPLVTMELKSVAQDNDWHNAVSDLQAYEDDVPRLFVPTLFNVAADTMEFRYGAVGASKEFYEPWNDAPEQYTDDGDAKQAIQALCNPQTILDILKNFVFYERRAGGNAKIIPRHMQYYAVNRMLERVDRDEHDRGLIWHTQGSGKSFTMLYAAENLLERAVARNPQVFIIVDTDKLNSQMRDQLANLSLGAWTEAESIDHLQELIEQGQSELILTTIQKFQDVDPDSQGNDEVIVMSDEAHRFMEADLGSRLDAALPSCTHFGFTGTPVREGEQHKDRNTFREFSPEGEDYIHRYSVKQGIDDELILPVYFTLRHEMEWQIDESGLDEEFERQFRGLSSDEKRELIRDNVTARMLAEIEPRVQKAVEEIDQHYEESVSPNNWKGMVVTPSRRSAAMYGERLVERRGKDEVEVLYTSNKDDPDLIQQFHTDSEERDSIVNEFKDEDNPKLLIVHNMLLTGFDAPILKTIYLDRNLKNHNLMQAIARTNRPASGKENGEIVDFQGVFENIDEALDYDTETQSYAARDKDELFDDLVDQLETVIDIFEGIPKTDTQEATSDAVEQVLTHPTRREFKQGFRRLQDLYEAVAPDSRLVEKDIERRYKWLSRIHVAFRRTTSGEDDPEEDMREKTREIVSENVAIDTVKRDFPTYKLGEDVLEEVDEIDNPSVKASQIAHATQEHLNPRENQNPRYKRLSERVTDVVERWQGGDIADPDAVEALQSVEEEILEVEEEAEEQGMTDSEFAIYTHLTEETPEAIESDEQAEAVANEIIEQFYDRVDHGFAGWQTNQQTIAEIERILLDVLVVEYDLGDLIDDEFVDTVREYLIQNHEATVDHYE; this is translated from the coding sequence ATGGTTAGTATCCCATCCGAGCAGGGCGTTGAACGCTCGTATCTCTCGTGGCTTGACGGGTTAGGATGGGAAGTCCACGGACAAGATGGAAGTCGAGGAGCGAATGTCCTTGATGTAGAGTACGAACGTCGAAGCAATGAGGTTATTTACTGGAATTTACTGGCTGAACAGCTCATCGTGATCAATGACTCCCTCACAGAGGATAATGTCGAGAAGTTCGTTTCCTCGCTCAGACGTGATCTTGACGCTGAGAACTTGATGGACGGGAATGAAGCGTTCTATGAGTTACTGACCAAGGGAAAGACATTCTCAGTCAAGCAGAATGGGAGTGCCAGCAGGACGGTCTATATTGACCTGATTGACTACGAGAACCCAGAGAACAATCGCTTCCACGCTGTTAATCAGTTCTCTGTCTCCCGTGAAACGACGATCCGTCCCGACGTGAACCTCCTTGTCAACGGGATTCCGCTGGTGACGATGGAACTCAAGAGTGTCGCACAGGACAACGACTGGCACAACGCTGTGAGCGACCTCCAAGCGTACGAAGATGATGTACCTCGACTGTTCGTCCCGACGCTATTCAACGTCGCCGCCGATACGATGGAGTTCCGATACGGGGCAGTCGGAGCGTCCAAGGAGTTCTATGAGCCGTGGAATGATGCTCCCGAGCAGTACACAGATGACGGCGACGCAAAGCAGGCGATACAGGCACTCTGTAACCCGCAGACGATTCTCGATATTCTCAAGAACTTCGTGTTTTACGAGCGACGAGCAGGTGGGAATGCCAAAATTATTCCACGGCATATGCAGTACTACGCTGTCAATCGGATGCTGGAGCGGGTTGACCGAGACGAACACGACCGAGGGCTCATCTGGCACACCCAAGGATCGGGCAAGTCATTCACGATGCTGTATGCGGCAGAGAATCTACTAGAGCGGGCTGTTGCTCGTAACCCGCAGGTGTTCATCATCGTCGATACGGACAAGCTGAATAGTCAAATGCGAGACCAACTGGCGAATCTCTCGCTGGGAGCGTGGACGGAAGCAGAGAGCATCGACCATCTACAGGAACTTATCGAACAGGGTCAGAGCGAGCTCATTCTTACGACCATCCAGAAGTTCCAAGATGTTGACCCAGACAGTCAGGGGAACGACGAAGTCATCGTGATGTCCGATGAGGCTCACCGATTTATGGAAGCTGACCTTGGGAGTCGATTGGATGCCGCACTGCCAAGCTGCACTCACTTCGGCTTTACTGGTACGCCTGTCCGTGAGGGTGAACAGCACAAAGACCGCAACACCTTCCGTGAGTTTTCACCAGAGGGCGAAGATTATATCCACCGCTATTCGGTCAAACAGGGGATTGACGACGAGCTGATTCTCCCTGTGTACTTCACGCTCCGCCACGAGATGGAGTGGCAGATTGATGAGTCGGGGCTTGATGAAGAGTTTGAACGGCAGTTCCGCGGACTGAGTTCGGATGAGAAGCGGGAACTCATCCGTGACAACGTAACTGCGAGGATGTTGGCGGAGATTGAGCCACGAGTACAGAAAGCGGTTGAAGAAATCGACCAGCATTATGAGGAGTCTGTTTCTCCGAACAACTGGAAGGGAATGGTTGTCACCCCAAGCCGTCGGTCGGCAGCGATGTACGGTGAACGGCTCGTAGAACGGCGAGGTAAAGACGAGGTCGAGGTTCTATACACCTCGAACAAGGACGACCCAGACCTCATCCAGCAGTTCCATACGGACTCTGAGGAACGTGATTCGATAGTTAACGAGTTCAAAGACGAGGACAATCCAAAACTATTGATTGTCCACAATATGCTTCTGACGGGATTTGACGCTCCGATTCTGAAGACGATCTATCTTGACCGTAACCTGAAGAATCATAATCTGATGCAGGCAATCGCTCGAACGAACCGCCCTGCAAGTGGGAAGGAAAATGGTGAGATTGTCGATTTCCAAGGCGTCTTTGAGAATATCGACGAGGCTCTCGATTACGATACGGAGACGCAGTCGTACGCCGCTCGTGACAAAGATGAGCTGTTTGACGACCTCGTTGACCAGTTGGAAACGGTGATAGATATTTTCGAGGGGATTCCGAAAACAGACACGCAGGAAGCCACATCGGACGCAGTTGAGCAAGTGCTGACACACCCGACTCGCCGTGAGTTCAAGCAGGGATTCCGTCGGCTTCAAGATCTGTATGAGGCGGTCGCACCTGACAGTCGACTCGTCGAGAAGGACATCGAGAGGCGGTACAAGTGGCTGAGTCGGATTCACGTTGCGTTCAGGCGGACAACTAGCGGTGAAGATGACCCTGAAGAAGATATGCGAGAGAAGACCCGAGAGATAGTCAGTGAAAACGTCGCAATTGACACTGTGAAACGAGACTTTCCAACGTACAAACTCGGTGAGGACGTCTTAGAAGAAGTGGATGAGATAGATAATCCGTCTGTGAAAGCCTCCCAAATCGCCCACGCAACCCAGGAGCATCTCAACCCACGAGAAAACCAGAATCCTCGATATAAGCGACTTAGCGAGCGGGTGACTGATGTTGTTGAGCGATGGCAAGGTGGCGATATAGCCGACCCTGACGCAGTTGAGGCGTTACAATCAGTCGAAGAGGAGATTCTGGAGGTTGAGGAAGAAGCTGAAGAGCAGGGAATGACCGATAGTGAGTTTGCTATCTACACGCACCTTACCGAGGAAACGCCAGAAGCAATTGAGTCAGACGAGCAGGCAGAAGCCGTCGCTAACGAGATTATTGAGCAGTTCTACGACCGTGTTGATCACGGGTTTGCTGGGTGGCAAACGAACCAGCAGACGATTGCTGAGATTGAACGCATCTTACTGGACGTGCTTGTGGTGGAGTATGATCTTGGAGACCTGATCGATGATGAGTTTGTGGACACGGTTCGAGAGTATCTGATACAGAACCACGAAGCGACAGTTGACCACTATGAGTGA
- a CDS encoding M48 family metallopeptidase: MSEVRLHELELLGESVEYELRRSAEASEPRIDVDIHGVRVVVPETADFQPTELLKQNASWVLEKQRVYQKYREEAPERTFEAGERFPFLGEEHKLVVESRQSHAVSDRTIHLRESAVAQSSLKQALRNFYRSRARKHFVDRADQYASQMGVEYKQIEIRNQRTRWGSCSTSGTLGLNWRLMMASPNVIDYILVHELAHLREPNHTQAFWDFVAEYDPDYVEHAEWLEENSTQLIFSQADL; this comes from the coding sequence ATGAGTGAGGTACGATTACACGAGCTAGAATTGCTGGGTGAGAGCGTCGAGTACGAACTACGGCGGAGTGCAGAGGCGTCAGAGCCACGGATTGACGTCGATATTCACGGGGTGAGGGTAGTCGTCCCAGAGACTGCTGATTTTCAGCCAACAGAGCTACTGAAACAGAATGCATCGTGGGTGCTGGAGAAACAGCGAGTGTATCAGAAGTATCGTGAGGAAGCCCCTGAGCGGACGTTTGAGGCTGGCGAGAGATTTCCGTTCCTCGGAGAAGAACACAAGTTGGTGGTTGAATCTCGGCAGTCTCACGCTGTGTCAGACCGGACGATTCATCTGCGAGAGAGCGCTGTCGCACAGTCGTCACTCAAACAAGCACTACGGAATTTCTACCGAAGTCGGGCACGCAAACACTTCGTTGATCGTGCCGACCAGTATGCTTCTCAGATGGGTGTTGAGTATAAGCAGATTGAGATTCGGAATCAGCGGACAAGGTGGGGGAGTTGTTCAACGTCAGGAACACTCGGACTCAACTGGCGGTTGATGATGGCTTCGCCTAACGTTATCGACTACATCCTTGTCCACGAGTTAGCACATCTCCGTGAGCCGAATCACACGCAAGCGTTCTGGGATTTTGTCGCAGAGTACGATCCTGACTACGTGGAACACGCCGAATGGCTTGAGGAAAACAGTACGCAACTCATCTTTTCTCAAGCCGACCTATGA
- a CDS encoding TATA-box-binding protein — MAEFEIANVVGMLTYQQELELSALAETFEQRSEVNSVTYEPSENHWLQARFAPDDTYVPFYRSGKCSIVGATSPAHFEEVVRRVNTLMRELLNFEYEPTAEIKNIVATAEVDSTLSLEAIAIGLGLEQAEYEPEQFPALIYRGQDAVLLIFASGKVVCTGLTDLNQISSSIKDITAEIEQLAVS; from the coding sequence GTGGCAGAGTTTGAGATTGCGAACGTCGTTGGGATGTTGACCTACCAGCAGGAGCTTGAGTTATCGGCGTTGGCTGAGACCTTTGAACAACGATCCGAAGTCAATTCTGTCACCTACGAACCATCTGAAAACCACTGGTTGCAAGCTCGCTTTGCCCCCGATGACACCTACGTGCCGTTTTACCGAAGTGGCAAATGCTCGATTGTGGGAGCGACATCACCAGCACATTTCGAGGAGGTGGTCAGGCGGGTGAATACGCTGATGCGTGAGTTACTGAACTTTGAATACGAACCTACTGCCGAAATCAAGAACATCGTCGCAACAGCAGAAGTTGATTCGACTCTGTCGTTAGAAGCAATTGCTATCGGACTCGGACTGGAGCAAGCCGAGTACGAACCCGAGCAATTTCCTGCTCTAATTTACCGTGGTCAAGATGCTGTCCTCCTGATTTTCGCCAGCGGGAAGGTTGTCTGCACTGGGCTTACTGACCTCAACCAGATCTCGTCGTCTATCAAGGATATAACGGCGGAAATAGAGCAACTTGCAGTTTCATAG
- a CDS encoding type I restriction endonuclease, producing MDTASIRDYVESAQPIIEDSPQMQEATTKASILNDFIELLGWEIPANTELEYSVKAFSKTFKVDYALILGGQPVAFLEAKGLGKTLTSKHREQLSAYLQSENVRLGILTNGQEYEFYYRYLGDSDSQFKVEAVERTTLRKLPDKKGIIEAYQVSTIHNEESIAIIEHIRKLRKSRDTLTDDKEELATAVVDLLTDTVSDAIESEAQTQAKEMIDRLVNDIESEIDTDTPRRLDNEDSSTDSEDRITQPYSGEISQSGDVAETFTDSVQSDLMASIVNYLIQNHDLISAIEPLPYIPAKNRAIVNDEPTYNDKEMKQARELEQEYYLEVNLSWDQKQRELGRMAEACGVEISIRENDDI from the coding sequence ATGGACACAGCATCGATTCGGGACTACGTTGAGTCTGCTCAACCCATCATCGAGGATTCACCGCAGATGCAGGAAGCAACTACGAAAGCGTCTATACTAAACGATTTCATCGAACTTCTTGGCTGGGAGATCCCAGCTAACACCGAACTAGAGTACTCGGTGAAGGCATTCAGTAAAACATTCAAAGTCGATTATGCTCTTATACTCGGCGGACAACCCGTGGCATTTCTCGAAGCAAAGGGACTGGGTAAAACGCTCACCTCCAAGCATCGAGAGCAACTGAGTGCATATCTCCAGAGTGAGAATGTCAGATTGGGTATTCTCACCAACGGACAGGAGTATGAGTTCTACTACCGATATCTCGGTGACAGTGATTCACAATTCAAAGTCGAGGCGGTTGAACGGACGACACTTCGGAAACTTCCAGACAAGAAGGGTATCATTGAGGCGTATCAAGTTAGCACGATACACAATGAAGAATCAATAGCGATTATCGAACACATCAGGAAGTTACGAAAATCTCGGGATACGCTGACAGATGACAAAGAAGAATTAGCCACAGCGGTTGTGGATTTGCTCACTGACACCGTTTCTGACGCTATCGAATCGGAAGCACAAACGCAAGCGAAAGAGATGATTGACAGGCTCGTCAACGATATCGAGTCCGAGATTGATACGGACACTCCACGTCGATTGGATAATGAAGATTCATCAACTGACTCTGAGGACAGGATAACACAGCCATATTCTGGCGAAATCTCTCAGAGTGGTGATGTCGCTGAGACCTTTACAGATTCTGTCCAGAGCGACCTGATGGCGTCGATAGTGAACTACCTCATCCAAAATCACGACCTTATCTCTGCGATTGAGCCACTCCCATACATCCCTGCGAAGAATCGTGCTATCGTCAATGACGAACCAACATACAACGACAAGGAGATGAAGCAAGCACGTGAACTAGAACAGGAATACTATCTTGAAGTCAACTTAAGCTGGGATCAGAAACAACGTGAACTGGGGCGGATGGCAGAAGCCTGTGGTGTCGAAATCTCTATCAGAGAAAATGATGATATTTGA